A window of Myxococcales bacterium contains these coding sequences:
- a CDS encoding amidohydrolase family protein produces MTTVRLPGLADPHVHVRGLGQRHKEDFATCTRAALAGGFTTILAMPNTRPAIVAEPALLEYQAEARAEAYCDYGFHLGATEHNMLEVARLAPRSTGLKLYLDPTFGDLKLASLRALVEHAATFPRDVPLLAHAEEHSLASALLVAHLAERPLHVCHVSRKVEIELVARAKDKGMRVSCEVCPHHLFLDESSHRLAAGFCEVRPVIGEKSDVDALWAHLGTIDCFATDHAPHTKAEKASATPPPGFPGLETALSLFLTAVHEGKLTLADVEAKMSANVRRIFALPEQPDTYVEVDVDAKFAFDESRFESRAGWSPFHDVPVRGRVERVVLRGAEVYASGEIKGSAGTGRDVREVPRG; encoded by the coding sequence ATGACGACCGTACGTTTGCCCGGGCTCGCCGACCCTCATGTGCACGTTCGTGGCCTAGGCCAGCGGCACAAAGAGGACTTCGCCACCTGCACGCGCGCCGCGCTCGCGGGGGGCTTCACGACCATCCTCGCGATGCCGAACACGCGCCCCGCGATCGTGGCCGAGCCGGCGCTCCTCGAGTACCAGGCCGAGGCCCGCGCCGAGGCCTACTGCGACTACGGTTTTCATCTCGGCGCGACCGAGCACAACATGCTGGAAGTGGCGAGGCTCGCGCCGCGCTCGACCGGGCTCAAGCTCTACCTCGACCCTACGTTCGGAGACCTGAAGCTCGCGAGCCTTCGCGCGCTGGTCGAGCACGCGGCGACGTTCCCTCGTGACGTTCCGCTGCTCGCGCACGCCGAGGAGCACTCGCTCGCGTCGGCCCTCCTCGTCGCGCACCTCGCCGAGCGCCCGCTCCACGTCTGTCACGTCTCGCGCAAGGTCGAGATCGAGCTCGTGGCCCGCGCGAAGGACAAGGGAATGCGCGTGTCGTGCGAGGTGTGCCCTCACCACCTCTTCTTGGACGAGTCGTCGCACCGGCTCGCGGCGGGGTTCTGCGAGGTGCGGCCGGTCATCGGAGAGAAGAGCGACGTCGACGCGCTCTGGGCGCACCTCGGCACGATCGACTGTTTCGCGACCGATCACGCGCCCCACACGAAAGCCGAGAAGGCGAGCGCCACACCTCCGCCAGGCTTTCCGGGGCTCGAGACGGCGCTCTCGCTCTTCCTCACGGCGGTGCACGAGGGGAAGCTCACCCTCGCCGACGTGGAGGCCAAGATGAGCGCCAACGTGCGGCGGATCTTCGCGCTCCCCGAGCAACCCGACACCTACGTGGAGGTCGACGTGGACGCGAAATTCGCCTTCGACGAGTCGCGGTTCGAGTCGCGCGCGGGGTGGAGCCCGTTCCACGACGTGCCCGTGCGTGGCCGGGTCGAGCGGGTGGTCCTCCGAGGTGCCGAGGTCTACGCGTCGGGTGAAATCAAGGGCAGCGCCGGAACGGGGCGCGACGTGAGGGAGGTTCCCCGTGGATAG
- the pyrB gene encoding aspartate carbamoyltransferase, with product MDSLEWLRGRDVLTVAGLSRGHIDELFGSARRMRSFVRERGGTDLLRGKVLANLFYEPSTRTSSCFLAAMTRLGGSVIPISEVRYSSVSKGESLRDTVRTLEAYADVIVLRHPEEGAAKIAADAAKKPIINAGDGPGEHPTQALLDLFTIHEELGRIEGLTVTLLGDLKYGRTVHSLAKLLSLYGVKVRYVSPSVVRMPEALVAELAERGLEQTTHATLDEVIAETDVLYVTRVQKERFSAEADYEAARGGYRVDREVLAKLKKSCAILHPLPRVGEIDEAVDDDPRAAYFRQVENGMYVRMALLAAVLGRPA from the coding sequence GTGGATAGTCTCGAGTGGCTCCGTGGACGTGACGTCCTCACCGTGGCAGGCCTCTCGCGAGGCCACATCGACGAGCTCTTCGGCTCGGCCCGGCGCATGCGGTCGTTCGTGCGCGAGCGCGGCGGCACGGACCTCCTACGCGGGAAGGTGCTCGCGAACCTCTTCTACGAGCCCTCGACGCGCACCTCGTCGTGTTTCCTCGCGGCCATGACCCGGCTCGGCGGGTCGGTCATCCCGATCAGCGAGGTCAGGTACTCGTCGGTCTCGAAAGGCGAGTCGCTGCGCGACACGGTGAGGACCCTCGAGGCCTACGCCGACGTGATCGTGCTCCGGCACCCGGAGGAGGGGGCCGCCAAGATCGCCGCCGACGCCGCGAAGAAGCCCATCATCAACGCGGGAGACGGCCCGGGCGAGCACCCCACCCAGGCGCTGCTCGACCTCTTCACGATCCACGAAGAGCTCGGGCGGATCGAGGGGCTCACCGTGACGTTGCTCGGCGACTTGAAGTACGGGCGCACCGTCCATTCGCTCGCGAAGCTCCTCTCGCTCTACGGGGTCAAGGTGCGGTACGTGTCTCCCTCGGTCGTGCGCATGCCCGAGGCGCTGGTCGCGGAGCTCGCCGAGCGAGGGCTCGAGCAGACCACCCACGCGACGCTCGACGAGGTCATCGCCGAGACCGACGTGCTCTACGTGACCCGTGTCCAGAAGGAGCGGTTCTCCGCCGAGGCCGACTACGAAGCGGCGCGGGGAGGATATCGGGTCGATCGCGAGGTGCTCGCGAAGCTCAAGAAATCCTGTGCGATATTGCACCCTTTGCCCCGTGTGGGAGAAATCGACGAGGCCGTCGACGACGATCCGCGCGCGGCCTACTTCCGCCAGGTCGAGAACGGCATGTACGTGCGCATGGCGCTCTTGGCGGCGGTGCTCGGGAGGCCGGCATGA
- the pyrF gene encoding orotidine-5'-phosphate decarboxylase → MSFFEAASRRARDIRSHVCVGLDPRVSRASSLVPEAMRVVEATHARAAAFKPNAAFFEAFGAAGVSALEEVVRRIPREIPCLLDAKRGDIGPTNAAYATATLALGAGALTVSPYLGVGALEPFLSGTGLDLFVLARTSNPEAERVQDARLAVGGPLYERVVRDVVASPHASRMGLVVGATEPDAIARVRALAPSAWLLLPGVGAQGGDLEAAVAAARRADGSGFLVNVSRSVADAADPGAYVASLADRIELAAARPADATPDVARAAFVDRLARTLFDAEVVRFGSFTLKSGIESPIYVDLRRLVTFPRALAEVADVLASMLEGLSFDRIAALPYAALPIGTAVAMRMDRPLVYPRSQAKTYGAKASIEGLFHEGERVVVLDDIATRGDAKLEAMGPLASSGLRVEDVVVLVDREQGARALLAERGVRLHAAVTLRELVRALEGLGKIDVSERDRVLRFLDGEAA, encoded by the coding sequence ATGAGCTTCTTCGAGGCCGCCTCGCGGCGCGCGCGCGACATCCGATCCCACGTGTGCGTCGGGCTCGACCCACGCGTGTCGCGCGCTTCTTCGCTCGTCCCCGAGGCGATGCGCGTGGTCGAGGCGACCCATGCCCGGGCCGCGGCGTTCAAGCCGAACGCGGCGTTCTTCGAGGCCTTCGGGGCCGCGGGGGTCTCGGCCCTCGAGGAGGTCGTGCGCCGCATCCCTCGGGAGATCCCTTGTCTCCTCGACGCGAAGCGGGGCGACATCGGCCCGACGAACGCGGCCTACGCCACGGCGACCCTCGCGCTCGGGGCCGGCGCGCTCACCGTGAGCCCCTACCTCGGCGTCGGCGCCCTCGAGCCCTTCCTCTCCGGGACGGGGCTCGACCTGTTCGTCCTCGCGCGCACGTCGAACCCCGAGGCCGAACGTGTGCAAGATGCACGATTGGCCGTCGGGGGGCCCCTCTACGAGCGCGTCGTGCGTGACGTCGTCGCGTCCCCGCATGCGTCGCGGATGGGGCTCGTCGTGGGCGCCACCGAGCCCGACGCGATCGCCCGTGTGCGTGCTCTCGCGCCGTCCGCGTGGCTGCTCTTGCCGGGCGTGGGCGCGCAAGGAGGCGATCTGGAGGCTGCGGTCGCGGCAGCGCGACGAGCCGACGGCTCCGGGTTCCTCGTGAACGTCTCGAGGTCCGTCGCCGACGCGGCCGATCCGGGGGCGTACGTCGCGAGCCTCGCCGACCGCATCGAGCTCGCCGCCGCGAGGCCCGCCGATGCCACGCCGGACGTCGCCCGCGCCGCCTTCGTGGACCGCCTCGCCCGCACGCTCTTCGACGCGGAGGTCGTGCGCTTCGGCTCGTTTACGCTGAAAAGTGGAATAGAATCGCCCATCTACGTCGATCTCCGGCGCCTCGTGACGTTCCCTCGTGCGCTCGCCGAGGTCGCCGACGTGCTCGCGTCGATGCTCGAGGGGCTCTCGTTCGACCGCATCGCCGCGCTCCCCTACGCGGCGCTCCCGATCGGGACGGCCGTGGCGATGCGCATGGATCGTCCGCTCGTGTACCCGCGCTCGCAGGCCAAGACGTACGGCGCGAAGGCGTCGATCGAGGGGCTCTTCCACGAGGGCGAGCGGGTGGTCGTGCTCGACGACATCGCCACGCGCGGGGACGCGAAGCTCGAGGCCATGGGGCCGCTCGCGAGCTCGGGCCTCCGGGTCGAGGACGTGGTGGTCCTCGTCGACCGGGAGCAGGGGGCCCGTGCGCTGCTCGCCGAGCGAGGTGTCCGCCTCCACGCGGCCGTCACGCTCCGGGAGCTCGTTCGCGCGCTCGAGGGGCTCGGCAAGATCGACGTGTCCGAGCGTGATCGTGTCCTCCGTTTCCTCGACGGGGAGGCCGCGTGA
- a CDS encoding quinone-dependent dihydroorotate dehydrogenase, translated as MSLSVAALTRLPPELAHKVALATASRLPGPVLSLVARAHVVRDTRLEVRAFGLVFPTPVGLAAGYDKDAVAVPASFAFGFGHVEVGTVTRRPQPGNDGERLFRVREARGLVNRLGFPNQGSAVVVRRLERLRARGPLPGVLGVNIGKNKDVALDHAPRDYPPLYGEVAHVADYVTINVSSPNTEGLRSLQSAENVRRLLAAVSEARARSSSSPPVLLKVSPDLTPDDLDALVAEVRKADVAGIVATNTTLSRDGAPEYAKALVGGLSGRPLAPRSLAFLKDLVARLEGHVPVVSVGGISSPEDAVERLEAGACLVQLYTALVYEGPRLVRSISEGISDACRRSGVAGVGALARPVAS; from the coding sequence GTGAGTCTCTCGGTCGCTGCGCTGACCCGGCTCCCTCCGGAGCTCGCTCACAAGGTGGCCCTCGCGACCGCATCTCGCCTCCCCGGTCCCGTGCTGTCGCTGGTCGCGCGGGCGCACGTCGTCCGTGACACGCGCCTCGAGGTGCGCGCGTTCGGTCTCGTCTTTCCGACGCCCGTGGGGCTCGCCGCGGGATACGACAAAGACGCGGTCGCCGTCCCCGCGTCGTTCGCGTTCGGCTTCGGCCACGTCGAGGTGGGCACCGTGACCCGCCGCCCGCAGCCCGGCAACGACGGCGAGCGGCTCTTCCGTGTCCGGGAGGCGCGCGGGCTCGTGAACCGGCTCGGGTTCCCGAACCAAGGGTCAGCGGTCGTCGTACGTCGGCTCGAGCGGCTCCGCGCGCGCGGCCCACTCCCGGGCGTCCTCGGCGTCAACATCGGGAAAAACAAGGACGTCGCGCTCGACCACGCACCTCGCGACTACCCCCCCCTCTACGGCGAGGTGGCTCACGTCGCCGACTACGTCACCATCAACGTCTCGAGCCCCAACACCGAGGGCCTCCGAAGCTTGCAGAGTGCAGAGAACGTCCGAAGGCTCCTCGCCGCAGTGTCCGAGGCGCGCGCCCGGTCGTCCTCGAGCCCCCCGGTCCTCCTCAAGGTGTCGCCGGACCTCACCCCGGACGACCTCGACGCGCTCGTCGCCGAGGTACGGAAAGCCGACGTCGCGGGGATCGTCGCGACCAACACGACGCTCTCTCGAGACGGCGCACCCGAGTATGCGAAGGCGCTCGTCGGGGGCCTCTCGGGGCGGCCTCTCGCGCCGCGTTCGCTCGCCTTCCTGAAGGATCTCGTCGCGCGGCTCGAGGGTCACGTCCCGGTCGTCTCGGTCGGTGGAATCTCGAGCCCCGAGGACGCCGTGGAGCGCCTCGAGGCCGGCGCGTGTCTCGTGCAGCTCTACACGGCGCTCGTCTACGAGGGCCCGAGGCTCGTCCGCTCGATCTCGGAAGGTATCTCCGACGCGTGCCGGAGGTCGGGGGTCGCGGGAGTGGGCGCCCTCGCACGCCCCGTCGCTTCGTGA